One segment of Etheostoma cragini isolate CJK2018 chromosome 23, CSU_Ecrag_1.0, whole genome shotgun sequence DNA contains the following:
- the LOC117938538 gene encoding deoxyhypusine synthase-like: MARHNHPIVGDLRKTAPMPEDTLKVQGYDFNQGVDYRALLKAYLTTGLQATTVGLAIQKVNAMIKRRQQPLEGGVDEDPSTCPCLKSCTIFLSYTSNLISSGLRETIRYLAEHKMVDVLVTTAGGIEEDLMKCFSPAYIGDFTMCGKDLYEKGHNRAGNTLIPQGNYVKFHKWMPPILKQMLLEQKTQGVCWTPSKMIHRLGKEINNPESVYFWAYKNHIPVFCPALTDGAIGDELFVFSAENPGLRLDIVEDISKLNSLAIAANSTGMIILGGGVAKHQVCNANFWRNGADYAVYVNTAQEFDGSDSGGSPEEAISWGKISVDAKPVKVCADASIVFPLLVAETFAVHANKMTTGKEKK, translated from the exons ATGGCACGACATAACCACCCTATAGTTGGGGATCTCAGGAAAACCGCCCCGATGCCAGAGGATACGCTAAAGGTCCAGGGCTACGACTTTAACCAGGGAGTGGACTACCGGGCCCTGCTGAAGGCTTACCTAACCACAGGCCTGCAGGCCACTACAGTTGGATTGGCTATTCAAAAGGTCAACGCAATG ATCAAGAGGCGTCAGCAACCGCTGGAGGGAGGTGTTGATGAAGACCCATCAACCTGTCCCTGCCTGAAGAGCTGCACCATCTTCCTCAGTTACACCTCCAACCTCATCAGCAGCGGACTCAGGGAAACTATCCGCTACCTCGCAGAACACAAAATG GTGGATGTCTTAGTGACCACAGCTGGAGGTATAGAGGAGGATCTGATGAAGTGTTTCAGCCCGGCTTACATTGGAGACTTTACTATGTGTGGCAAGGATCTGTATGAAAAGGGCCATAACAG GGCTGGAAACACTCTGATCCCACAAGGAAACTATGTTAAGTTTCACAAATGGATGCCTCCAATCTTGAAGCAGATGCTGCTGGAGCAGAAAACTCAG GGCGTTTGCTGGACTCCATCTAAGATGATCCATCGGCTGGGCAAGGAGATCAACAACCCTGAATCTGTCTACTTCTGGGCCTACAAG AATCACATCCCGGTGTTCTGCCCTGCCCTAACAGACGGCGCTATAGGAGACGAGCTCTTTGTCTTCTCAGCTGAAAACCCGGGCTTGAGACTTGACATAGTTGAAG ATATTTCAAAGTTGAACAGCCTCGCAATTGCTGCCAACAGCACAGGTATGATCATCTTGGGAGGAGGTGTAGCCAAACACCAAGTATGCAATGCCAATTTCTGG AGGAATGGAGCGGACTATGCAGTGTACGTGAACACGGCTCAGGAGTTTGATGGTTCTGACTCAGGGGGCAGTCCTGAGGAGGCCATCTCCTGGGGCAAGATCAGTGTAGATGCTAAACCTGTGAAG